ATTGAAGGCGTTGTCGATGAAGAAGAGATGGAAATGATTGAAAACGTCCTCGAGCTGGACGAGACGACGGCGGCAGAGATTATGACGCCTCGAACGGCTTTGGTGGCGGTGCCGGTCAGTGCCGACCTGGAAACTGTACTCAAGGCCCTCGAGCGGGGACATTCGAGAATCCCTGTCTATGACGGCACAATCGACAACATCGTCGGGCTGCTGTATGCCAAAGACCTGCTTTCCCTCGCAGGCAAAGACCCGAAGGATTTCGACTTACGAGCCATAATGCGCCCGCCCTATTTTGTGCCGGAGAGCAAAACCCTGCGGGATTTGCTGCACGAGTTCCAAAGCCAAAAACTGCATATTGCTGTGATTCTGGACGAATACGGCGGAACAGCAGGATTAATTACCATTGAGGATATTCTGGAGGAACTCGTGGGAGAGATCGCAGACGAATATGAGGACACCCCGTCCGAAACCCTCCGGAAGATTGACGAAAACACCTATGAAGTCGATGCACGGATGAATATCGGAGACGTCAACAGCGAATTGGAAATCCGTCTGCCGGAGGAAGAGGACTACGACACCCTGGGCGGGTTTGTCTTTTCGCATCTGGGGTATATTCCCAAAGCGGGAGAGTCTTTTGAATATCAGGATTTAAAAGTGACGATTTTGCAGGCGGAGCCCCGGCGGGTGCGTCGGGTGCGAATTCAAAAACCCGCAAAAACAGCCCGCAGCGGCCAGTAATTATGCAAAAGAAGGACCAAGCCATTTGTCTGCGGACGGCT
The Anaerohalosphaeraceae bacterium genome window above contains:
- a CDS encoding hemolysin family protein, with protein sequence MSDTAILLLLLGGLTGLSLFLSLNALALQNFSVLKLQDRFKAAGREERFDEFLKIADRLTLTCSFLRMLTNASILLTLVHLMQGHHYLLTFLAALVILEIFAVIIPHSWAKHAGEMILPRTFVLLKALMHLIRPFLAVADLHDRLVRRLTGSSPEPTEEAEEEILGAVEQGKIEGVVDEEEMEMIENVLELDETTAAEIMTPRTALVAVPVSADLETVLKALERGHSRIPVYDGTIDNIVGLLYAKDLLSLAGKDPKDFDLRAIMRPPYFVPESKTLRDLLHEFQSQKLHIAVILDEYGGTAGLITIEDILEELVGEIADEYEDTPSETLRKIDENTYEVDARMNIGDVNSELEIRLPEEEDYDTLGGFVFSHLGYIPKAGESFEYQDLKVTILQAEPRRVRRVRIQKPAKTARSGQ